The Exiguobacterium aurantiacum DSM 6208 genome includes a window with the following:
- a CDS encoding carbohydrate kinase family protein produces the protein MNTIAVIGKVFVDIKGTSFAPLHKDAKNVGDIAFSNGGTGRNVAQNLGVLGNDVRFVSTVTNDQIGIGVLEELRSLNVNVEHVDLLEDNGMGMWLAVMDNNGDLQTSISKQPDEAMMEQCILRRIDTVFAESTAVAIDLDLSVNVLNETIELCREMKLPLYGVCGHLSVIERNRHLLQGFTGFICSREEAEILSDMSIVTVDDALRVAEVLAMKGAPLTIVTMSELGAVYVDLRTNEQGHVPTTKVKVADSTGAGDSFFSAVISELMKEHSIEDALRLGMRVAGKVIGSHDNGLTPEMYASLEQPTRD, from the coding sequence ATGAATACGATTGCAGTAATCGGCAAAGTGTTTGTCGACATAAAAGGAACGTCGTTCGCCCCGCTCCATAAAGATGCGAAAAACGTCGGAGATATCGCCTTCTCAAACGGTGGCACCGGACGAAACGTCGCTCAGAACTTAGGTGTCCTCGGTAACGATGTTCGGTTCGTCTCGACCGTGACGAACGATCAAATCGGAATCGGTGTCCTCGAAGAACTACGCAGTTTGAACGTCAATGTCGAACACGTCGACTTGCTCGAAGACAACGGCATGGGTATGTGGCTCGCGGTCATGGACAATAACGGTGACCTCCAGACGTCAATCTCAAAACAACCTGACGAGGCGATGATGGAACAATGCATCCTCCGTCGCATCGATACCGTTTTCGCCGAGAGCACGGCTGTCGCCATCGACCTCGACTTATCGGTCAACGTCTTAAACGAGACGATTGAATTGTGCCGTGAGATGAAACTCCCGCTATACGGTGTATGTGGTCACCTCTCGGTCATCGAACGCAACCGTCACTTGCTCCAAGGGTTCACGGGCTTCATCTGTAGCCGCGAAGAAGCCGAGATTCTCTCGGATATGTCCATCGTCACGGTTGACGATGCCCTTCGCGTCGCCGAGGTGCTCGCCATGAAAGGAGCGCCGCTCACGATTGTCACGATGAGCGAGCTCGGAGCCGTCTACGTCGACCTTCGCACGAACGAACAAGGTCACGTGCCGACGACGAAAGTGAAAGTTGCCGACTCCACAGGCGCCGGGGATTCCTTCTTCTCTGCCGTTATTTCCGAGCTCATGAAAGAGCATTCGATTGAAGATGCACTTCGTCTCGGCATGCGTGTCGCCGGGAAAGTCATCGGCTCTCATGACAACGGACTGACGCCTGAGATGTATGCTTCACTTGAACAACCAACACGTGACTGA
- a CDS encoding NUDIX hydrolase → MRTKQRSAIILVNEQDEIALIRREKADVLYYVFPGGGVEFGHTTEETAIREAYEELGVHVELEGVAAHVAFNGELNPYYWARVTGGKFGTGTGEEFQAEQTEGSYTPMWIKRSALSHLPVRPPSLAELLSQSSERFYDKTLAEY, encoded by the coding sequence ATGAGAACGAAACAACGGAGCGCCATCATTCTCGTCAATGAACAAGATGAGATCGCCCTCATTCGTCGCGAAAAAGCTGACGTCCTTTATTATGTCTTCCCGGGCGGAGGTGTCGAATTTGGCCATACGACCGAAGAAACGGCGATACGCGAAGCATACGAGGAACTCGGCGTACACGTCGAACTTGAAGGCGTCGCCGCCCATGTCGCATTCAACGGTGAATTGAACCCCTACTACTGGGCCCGCGTCACCGGTGGCAAATTCGGGACCGGGACGGGCGAAGAGTTTCAAGCCGAACAGACAGAAGGATCCTACACACCGATGTGGATCAAACGGAGTGCACTCAGCCACCTTCCCGTCCGTCCGCCCTCGCTCGCAGAATTGCTTAGTCAGTCTTCAGAGCGCTTCTACGACAAAACATTGGCTGAATATTGA
- a CDS encoding YihY/virulence factor BrkB family protein, whose amino-acid sequence MDTKEVKEKKNWLAFGKELLRRFKEHNVQDFGATLAFFWFLSIFPGIIFILALLSFFDITQASFQEQLNNLAPGAAATEFLSGIFEALGEPRGGLLSIGAILAIWSASKGVERLINMAIHAYGEDNERNFFVSKGIALGLTFLLGVGVLLLIVSNVFGSQIISFLMEFLPISGAEVILINIFRYALTTVILILTLSIFYKIAPQQHVFWKSTIPGAIFGVITWQLVSLGFSLYVSNFGNYDSTYGSLGGIIVTLLWLQLTGMIILIGSEINATWMRFFKSPSEQEYERDFKKNKKAKKKGETEDDYKDIPINTYG is encoded by the coding sequence ATGGACACGAAAGAAGTGAAAGAAAAAAAGAATTGGCTCGCGTTCGGAAAAGAATTATTGCGCCGATTTAAAGAGCATAACGTCCAAGACTTTGGTGCGACGCTCGCTTTTTTTTGGTTTTTATCTATTTTCCCAGGAATCATCTTCATTCTGGCGCTGCTGTCGTTCTTTGACATCACACAGGCGTCATTCCAAGAGCAGTTGAACAACTTGGCCCCAGGCGCGGCCGCGACCGAGTTCCTATCGGGCATCTTTGAAGCGCTCGGGGAACCGCGTGGCGGACTGCTCTCCATCGGTGCGATTTTAGCGATTTGGTCGGCCTCGAAAGGGGTCGAGCGGCTCATCAACATGGCGATTCACGCCTACGGGGAAGACAACGAACGAAATTTCTTTGTCAGTAAAGGCATCGCCCTCGGATTGACGTTCTTACTCGGTGTTGGCGTATTGCTCCTCATCGTCTCGAACGTGTTCGGGTCGCAGATCATCTCGTTCCTTATGGAATTCCTTCCGATTTCCGGGGCCGAGGTCATCTTAATCAATATTTTCCGTTACGCGCTGACGACGGTCATCTTGATTTTGACGCTGTCGATTTTCTATAAAATCGCACCCCAGCAACACGTCTTTTGGAAGAGCACGATTCCAGGCGCCATTTTCGGGGTCATCACGTGGCAACTCGTCTCGCTCGGGTTTAGTCTATACGTGTCGAACTTCGGAAACTACGATTCGACGTACGGTTCGCTCGGCGGAATTATCGTGACACTATTATGGCTTCAATTGACCGGTATGATCATCTTGATCGGCTCCGAGATCAACGCCACGTGGATGCGATTCTTCAAGTCCCCAAGCGAACAAGAATATGAACGTGATTTCAAGAAGAACAAGAAAGCGAAGAAAAAAGGCGAAACAGAAGACGATTATAAAGATATCCCAATCAATACGTACGGATAA
- a CDS encoding beta-class carbonic anhydrase produces the protein MSVVKEMLAFNERFVTEKQYEQFVSDKFPDKKIVILTCMDTRLTALLPQALGLKNGDAKIIKNAGAVLSHPFGSVMRSILVALYALGAEEVIVVGHYDCGMAAIDPNAVIAEMERRGIDPQTLQTLKASGMDLEKWLHGFDSVEANVMNSVSLIKNHPLLPPETNVHGFVIDPGTGRLDVVEV, from the coding sequence ATGTCAGTCGTCAAAGAAATGTTAGCGTTCAATGAACGATTCGTGACGGAAAAACAGTACGAGCAGTTCGTATCCGATAAGTTTCCAGATAAAAAAATCGTCATTTTGACGTGTATGGACACACGATTGACAGCTTTGTTACCGCAGGCGCTCGGGCTCAAAAACGGGGATGCCAAAATTATTAAAAATGCAGGAGCCGTCTTATCGCATCCGTTCGGTTCGGTCATGCGTTCGATTCTCGTCGCTTTATATGCGCTCGGAGCGGAGGAAGTGATCGTCGTCGGACACTATGACTGCGGGATGGCCGCCATCGATCCGAACGCGGTCATTGCTGAGATGGAGCGGCGGGGGATTGACCCTCAGACGCTTCAAACACTCAAAGCGTCCGGGATGGATTTGGAGAAGTGGTTGCACGGATTCGATTCGGTCGAGGCGAACGTCATGAACTCGGTCAGCTTGATTAAGAATCATCCGCTCTTGCCACCGGAAACGAACGTCCATGGATTTGTCATCGACCCGGGAACGGGGCGACTCGACGTCGTCGAGGTGTGA
- a CDS encoding 1,4-dihydroxy-2-naphthoate polyprenyltransferase, with translation MKQREKGAYWRMIRPHTLTASFIPVLLGTFIVIGEVELKWGLFLAMLIASVLIQIATNLFNEYYDYKRGLDHEGSIGIGGSIVRDGFTPGQVLTIALGMYGVAAALGLYIAASTSWHLLWIGALSMVVGYLYTGGPLPIAYTPFGELVAGLFMGYVIIGISGYIQIGMVTTELLIVSFPMALLIGAILLANNIRDLDNDKENGRRTIACLVGHRRAVLVLAGFFVAALVGILVGVFVYGVTPWVLLSLFTIPLMVRAVKRFWVKREPVELMPAMAMTAKVNTLFGAWMVIGLMVARVIT, from the coding sequence ATGAAACAGAGAGAAAAAGGCGCATATTGGCGCATGATTCGTCCGCATACGTTGACGGCAAGTTTTATTCCGGTGTTGCTCGGAACGTTCATCGTCATCGGTGAGGTCGAATTGAAGTGGGGATTGTTTTTGGCGATGCTCATCGCCTCGGTCTTAATTCAAATCGCGACGAACTTGTTCAATGAATATTACGACTACAAACGCGGGCTCGACCACGAAGGTTCGATTGGAATCGGGGGCTCGATCGTTCGTGACGGCTTCACGCCGGGGCAAGTGCTCACCATCGCTCTTGGGATGTACGGTGTTGCCGCCGCGCTCGGTTTGTATATCGCCGCGTCGACAAGCTGGCATCTATTATGGATCGGGGCGCTATCGATGGTCGTCGGTTATTTATATACGGGTGGGCCGCTACCGATTGCCTATACCCCGTTCGGAGAACTCGTGGCCGGTTTATTCATGGGCTACGTGATCATCGGTATTTCGGGTTACATCCAAATCGGGATGGTGACGACAGAGTTGCTCATCGTTTCGTTCCCGATGGCGTTGTTGATTGGTGCGATTTTACTCGCCAACAACATCCGGGACTTAGATAACGATAAAGAGAACGGTCGACGGACGATCGCATGTCTCGTCGGGCATCGCCGAGCTGTGCTCGTCTTGGCAGGATTTTTCGTGGCAGCTTTAGTCGGAATTCTCGTCGGTGTGTTCGTGTATGGTGTTACACCATGGGTATTGCTGTCACTGTTCACGATTCCACTCATGGTCCGCGCTGTGAAGCGGTTCTGGGTGAAACGTGAACCGGTTGAATTGATGCCGGCGATGGCGATGACGGCGAAGGTGAACACATTGTTCGGGGCGTGGATGGTCATCGGTCTGATGGTTGCCCGCGTGATCACATAA
- a CDS encoding isochorismate synthase: MPDTQTHIKQRIEQAHKRARAWQRPVLASYTWEIPSFDAFHIIQNTETSHYYFASPDRTLEMLGCADALVLSASGPERFQRLQYDWSLHRRDVDATIYAFSGFSFDTFVRPQKNMWEAFGEASLVVPKFLYRRLGDKHTLTVSTLVSAKRSVEQYLIQLADQLAQFNALHAPDTEKPTYSQVKDGVDHFKSSFQQAKQYINEEKVEKIVIAREEIYQMSDEAFPFAQTLRHLSDQQLGSYVFLYQPKREIGFFGATPERLLKKQGPYIETAAIAGTMKRPDTDSEAEIAKAQLLQDRKNLEEHQIVVKAIKNALNPYAATIKAPESPQVLETRSVYHLHTPIQATLDTNASILSIIESLHPTPALGGSPKRMSVRLLRDIERFDRGWYGSPFGWLNTDGEGEFVVAIRSALVHHQFVAMYAGCGIVQESELESELEETEMKLSPIKQALGFHPVAPGGNPS, from the coding sequence ATGCCAGATACTCAAACACACATTAAACAACGAATCGAACAGGCCCATAAACGCGCTCGCGCGTGGCAACGACCTGTCCTCGCATCGTACACGTGGGAAATCCCTTCGTTCGACGCGTTTCATATCATTCAGAACACAGAGACGTCACACTACTATTTTGCCTCACCTGACCGCACGCTCGAGATGCTCGGTTGTGCGGACGCGCTCGTCTTAAGCGCCTCGGGACCGGAACGGTTTCAACGGCTCCAGTATGATTGGAGCTTGCATCGCCGCGACGTCGATGCGACGATTTACGCGTTCTCCGGATTTTCATTCGACACGTTCGTCCGGCCCCAAAAAAACATGTGGGAGGCGTTCGGGGAAGCGTCTCTCGTCGTCCCTAAATTTTTATACCGCCGTCTCGGTGACAAACATACGTTGACCGTGTCGACGCTCGTATCCGCTAAGCGTTCTGTCGAGCAATATTTAATTCAATTGGCCGACCAATTGGCACAGTTCAATGCGCTCCACGCACCGGATACCGAAAAACCTACCTATTCACAAGTGAAAGACGGCGTCGACCACTTTAAATCGAGTTTCCAACAGGCGAAACAATATATCAACGAAGAGAAAGTCGAAAAGATTGTCATCGCCCGCGAAGAGATTTATCAAATGTCGGACGAGGCGTTCCCGTTCGCGCAGACGCTCCGTCACTTATCGGACCAACAACTGGGCAGCTACGTGTTTTTATATCAACCGAAACGTGAAATCGGCTTTTTCGGCGCCACACCGGAGCGGTTGCTTAAAAAACAAGGCCCTTACATCGAGACAGCCGCCATCGCCGGTACGATGAAACGACCCGATACGGACAGCGAGGCCGAAATCGCGAAAGCGCAGTTGCTTCAAGACCGAAAGAACCTAGAAGAACATCAAATCGTTGTGAAGGCGATTAAAAACGCACTCAACCCATACGCAGCTACGATCAAAGCACCTGAATCACCCCAGGTTTTAGAGACGCGTTCTGTCTATCATTTGCACACACCGATCCAAGCGACGCTCGATACGAACGCTTCGATCTTGTCCATCATCGAGTCGCTGCATCCGACGCCGGCGCTCGGGGGTTCCCCGAAACGGATGTCTGTCCGCTTGCTACGTGACATTGAACGATTCGACCGCGGTTGGTACGGTTCCCCGTTCGGTTGGTTGAACACCGACGGCGAGGGCGAGTTTGTCGTCGCCATCAGGTCCGCGCTCGTCCACCACCAGTTCGTCGCCATGTATGCAGGCTGTGGAATCGTCCAGGAGTCTGAACTCGAATCAGAATTAGAAGAGACCGAGATGAAATTGAGCCCGATCAAACAAGCCCTCGGTTTCCATCCCGTCGCCCCAGGAGGCAATCCGTCATGA
- the menD gene encoding 2-succinyl-5-enolpyruvyl-6-hydroxy-3-cyclohexene-1-carboxylic-acid synthase — protein MNDTLTAWVAHMMNQLVEQGVHDIVISPGSRSTPLAMAAYLHPQVRHHIVVDERSAAFFALGLTRSSETVRPVALICTSGTAATNYFSAVAEAYIAQLPLVILTTDRPHELRNVGAPQAIDQVRLYGEHVKTSLDLPVPDAKAHHYMGQGVGRLVRLSMQAPLGPVHMNVPFREPLLPDIEQLKNLLTAVPEAYGVAYARPVPNDLTRFKHIVAADRIVFVVGPGTPAEWLESIHTTATTYHIPVFADPLSGMRRFEGVCANYDTWLASEHSGEWLPDAIIRFGAAPVSKRLNQWLDDTTQLVIDQPGSFRDPSSLATVVYGDARDYLTVIDTPYDVRYANRFMTFERVSESAKHGLRGESALARHLLATSIERLFVSNSMPIRDVDTTLAAGQTINVLANRGANGIDGILSSALGACHDTEKAALLVGDLAFYHDSNALQLLKTHPGSFSVVIVNNNGGGIFSFLPQAAIEPQMFEDLYGTPLDLNVRGFAETYGLTYRLVERPEDVRDAIETGVHVIEFPSDRAANVLAHREWTASICDRLTLENGT, from the coding sequence ATGAACGACACGTTAACAGCATGGGTCGCGCACATGATGAACCAGCTCGTCGAACAAGGCGTGCATGACATCGTCATCAGCCCAGGTTCACGGTCGACACCGCTCGCCATGGCCGCGTACTTGCATCCACAAGTCCGCCACCATATCGTCGTCGACGAACGGTCGGCCGCATTCTTCGCCCTCGGCCTGACGCGTTCGTCCGAGACGGTTCGTCCGGTCGCCTTGATTTGTACGAGCGGCACGGCCGCCACGAACTATTTTTCCGCGGTCGCCGAAGCGTATATCGCTCAATTGCCGCTCGTCATCTTGACGACCGATCGGCCCCACGAATTGCGAAACGTCGGGGCCCCGCAAGCCATCGACCAAGTCCGACTTTACGGCGAGCACGTGAAGACGAGCCTCGACTTGCCGGTCCCGGATGCAAAAGCGCACCATTACATGGGGCAAGGCGTCGGCCGGCTCGTCCGCCTCAGCATGCAAGCCCCACTCGGGCCGGTTCATATGAATGTCCCGTTCCGCGAACCGTTATTGCCGGACATCGAGCAGTTAAAAAATCTCCTCACCGCTGTCCCAGAAGCGTACGGAGTCGCTTACGCGCGACCAGTTCCAAACGATTTGACTCGTTTTAAACACATCGTCGCGGCCGACCGGATCGTCTTTGTCGTCGGTCCGGGCACGCCAGCTGAATGGCTTGAGTCGATCCATACGACAGCCACCACGTATCACATCCCCGTGTTCGCAGATCCGCTCAGCGGGATGCGCCGATTCGAAGGGGTATGCGCCAACTATGATACGTGGCTCGCGAGTGAACATTCCGGTGAATGGCTGCCGGATGCGATCATTCGCTTCGGCGCCGCCCCGGTGTCGAAACGGTTGAACCAATGGCTCGATGACACGACACAACTCGTGATCGATCAGCCCGGATCGTTCCGTGACCCTTCTAGTCTCGCGACCGTCGTTTACGGGGACGCGCGCGATTATTTGACCGTTATCGATACGCCGTATGATGTTCGTTACGCCAATCGTTTCATGACGTTCGAACGCGTCAGTGAGTCGGCGAAACACGGCCTCCGTGGAGAAAGCGCATTGGCACGCCACTTGCTTGCGACCTCGATCGAACGACTTTTCGTCAGCAACAGCATGCCGATCCGCGACGTCGATACGACGCTTGCAGCCGGACAAACGATCAACGTGCTCGCCAACCGGGGCGCGAATGGCATCGACGGGATCCTTTCGAGTGCGCTCGGCGCGTGTCACGACACAGAAAAAGCAGCCCTCCTCGTCGGAGATTTGGCGTTTTACCATGACAGCAACGCTTTACAGTTGCTAAAGACACATCCTGGCTCGTTCTCGGTCGTCATTGTCAACAACAACGGGGGCGGTATCTTCTCGTTCCTGCCTCAAGCCGCTATCGAGCCGCAAATGTTCGAAGACTTGTATGGAACTCCGCTTGACTTGAACGTGCGCGGCTTCGCTGAAACGTACGGTTTGACCTATCGCTTGGTCGAGCGACCGGAAGACGTCCGGGATGCCATCGAGACAGGCGTCCACGTAATCGAGTTCCCGTCTGACCGGGCCGCGAACGTCTTGGCGCACCGCGAATGGACGGCTTCCATCTGTGACCGACTCACATTAGAGAACGGCACATGA
- a CDS encoding alpha/beta fold hydrolase has translation MIRHIRGVAYEVLERGQGRPVLLLHGFTGRADWLTRFPDLPVHLVAPSLLGHGRTACPERGRLHMSQQVRDLSALLDLDDRPWTVIGYSLGGRIGMTLAVCDRRVEHFIGISTTPGLESATERRERRAQDAELATFLEQRGIEAFVDRWEQLPLWHQTAEMRASLRPERLAQHPSALANSLCAIGTGSMPSLWPLLDRLPRTDLIVGEHDLKFKAIAKRMRDEHSLVQIHEISAAGHAPHIENAQQFGTMIKKLILGGN, from the coding sequence ATGATTCGCCACATCCGCGGCGTCGCTTATGAAGTGCTCGAACGCGGGCAAGGCCGACCGGTCCTGTTGCTACACGGATTCACCGGACGGGCTGATTGGCTCACACGTTTCCCGGATCTCCCGGTCCACCTCGTCGCCCCGTCGCTCCTCGGGCACGGCCGAACGGCGTGTCCCGAACGAGGTCGCCTGCACATGAGTCAACAAGTCCGGGACTTGTCTGCCCTGCTCGACCTCGACGATCGACCTTGGACGGTCATCGGCTACTCGCTCGGCGGCCGCATCGGCATGACACTCGCCGTCTGCGATCGACGCGTCGAGCATTTCATCGGGATTAGCACGACCCCCGGACTCGAATCCGCGACCGAACGGCGGGAGCGTAGAGCGCAAGACGCAGAGCTCGCCACTTTTCTCGAGCAGCGTGGCATCGAGGCGTTCGTCGACCGTTGGGAACAGCTTCCGCTTTGGCATCAGACAGCCGAGATGCGCGCTTCCCTTCGTCCCGAGCGTTTAGCGCAACACCCATCGGCACTCGCGAACAGTCTCTGCGCCATCGGGACCGGCAGTATGCCGTCACTTTGGCCGCTTCTAGACCGCTTGCCTCGTACCGATTTGATCGTCGGGGAACACGACCTGAAGTTCAAAGCAATCGCGAAACGAATGCGCGACGAACATTCACTCGTTCAAATTCACGAAATTTCGGCTGCAGGTCATGCTCCACATATCGAGAACGCCCAACAATTTGGTACAATGATAAAGAAATTGATTTTAGGGGGAAATTAA
- the menB gene encoding 1,4-dihydroxy-2-naphthoyl-CoA synthase, producing MESVANWTSVRTYEDIKYEKWNGIAKITINRPEVRNAFRPLTVNELIDAFARARDDKEVGVIILTGEGEKAFCSGGDQKVRGHGGYVGDDEIPRLNVLDLQRLIRVIPKPVIAMVAGFAIGGGHVLHVVCDLTIAADNARFGQTGPKVGSFDAGYGSGYLARIIGHKKAREIWYLCRQYDAQEALDMGLVNTVVPLEQLEAETIQWCQEILQHSPTALRFLKAAMNADTDGLAGLQQLAGDATLLYYTTEEAKEGRDAFKEKRDPDFGQFPRFP from the coding sequence ATGGAATCAGTAGCAAACTGGACATCGGTCCGTACGTATGAAGATATTAAATATGAGAAGTGGAACGGGATCGCCAAAATCACGATCAACCGCCCGGAAGTGCGGAACGCTTTCCGTCCGCTCACGGTCAACGAATTGATCGACGCGTTCGCGCGCGCCCGTGACGACAAAGAAGTCGGCGTCATCATCTTGACAGGTGAAGGCGAAAAGGCGTTCTGTTCAGGCGGAGACCAAAAGGTTCGTGGGCACGGCGGTTATGTCGGTGACGATGAGATCCCACGCTTGAACGTCCTCGACCTTCAGCGCTTGATTCGCGTCATCCCGAAACCGGTCATCGCCATGGTCGCTGGATTCGCCATCGGTGGTGGACACGTCTTGCACGTCGTCTGTGACTTGACGATCGCCGCGGATAACGCCCGTTTCGGTCAAACCGGACCAAAAGTCGGTTCGTTCGACGCCGGGTATGGCTCAGGCTACTTGGCGCGCATCATCGGCCATAAGAAAGCCCGTGAGATTTGGTACCTTTGCCGTCAATACGACGCGCAAGAAGCACTCGACATGGGCCTCGTCAACACGGTCGTCCCACTCGAGCAACTCGAAGCAGAAACGATCCAGTGGTGCCAAGAAATCTTGCAACACTCTCCGACTGCGCTCCGCTTCTTGAAGGCGGCGATGAACGCCGACACGGATGGCCTCGCAGGTCTCCAACAGCTCGCAGGCGATGCGACGCTCCTTTATTACACGACGGAAGAAGCAAAAGAAGGACGCGACGCGTTCAAAGAAAAACGCGACCCGGACTTCGGTCAGTTCCCGCGTTTCCCTTAA
- the menE gene encoding o-succinylbenzoate--CoA ligase has protein sequence MNVLNHPTDHIALVAAGRRLTWGAVWNESARLAHYVKRTAPDARHIGLYAANSTDYVIAIHAVLLLGKVLVPLNTRLTNNEIKTQLETADVDLLLVDETLDVPVPQLMLTMRDAEPLAGHHTWKQDEVMSLMFTSGTTGRAKAVKQTYGNHVASAEAARHHLGYDARDRMLVVTPLFHMSGLAQVYRAACFGSTLYVETKFEAVRTLDLIAAERITHVSLVAVMLDRLLAIGLERHALRVVLVGGGPVPQPLLEEAERRHIPVAQTYGMTETCSQVATLLPAEALDRLGSSGRAILPTRVRVNSDGEIEVSGPTVTPGYYKQPEADAWTEDGFWRTGDLGTIQDGYLYVHDRRSDLIISGGENVYPAEIESVLRRCPGIEDAGVTGRNDATWGTVPVAYIVGSYDPLELERLLSEHLASYKHPKAYHIVRELPRNANGKLMRHRLKETAHDSTR, from the coding sequence ATGAATGTATTGAACCATCCGACCGATCACATCGCCCTCGTCGCGGCCGGACGCCGTCTGACATGGGGAGCGGTATGGAACGAGAGCGCACGTCTCGCTCACTACGTAAAGCGCACCGCACCCGATGCCCGTCACATCGGACTGTACGCAGCCAACAGCACCGATTACGTCATCGCCATCCACGCCGTCCTATTGCTCGGCAAAGTGCTCGTCCCGCTGAATACGCGGTTGACAAACAATGAGATCAAGACGCAACTCGAGACGGCGGATGTCGACCTCTTGCTCGTCGACGAAACGCTCGACGTCCCGGTTCCACAGCTCATGCTCACGATGCGCGACGCGGAACCCCTGGCCGGCCATCATACGTGGAAACAAGACGAGGTCATGTCGCTCATGTTCACGTCCGGGACGACAGGACGCGCGAAAGCGGTCAAACAGACGTACGGCAACCATGTCGCAAGCGCCGAGGCCGCTCGGCACCACCTAGGCTATGACGCACGCGATCGCATGCTCGTCGTCACCCCGCTATTTCATATGAGCGGGCTCGCTCAAGTGTACCGCGCCGCCTGCTTCGGTTCAACGTTGTACGTGGAAACGAAGTTCGAGGCCGTCCGGACACTTGACTTGATCGCAGCCGAACGCATCACCCACGTCTCACTCGTCGCCGTCATGCTCGATCGGTTGCTCGCAATCGGACTCGAGCGCCATGCTCTTCGCGTCGTGCTCGTCGGGGGTGGCCCGGTGCCACAACCGCTTCTTGAAGAGGCGGAGCGACGCCACATCCCCGTCGCCCAGACGTACGGGATGACCGAAACGTGTTCACAAGTCGCGACGTTACTCCCAGCGGAAGCACTCGATCGTCTCGGTTCGAGCGGTCGAGCCATTTTGCCGACACGAGTCCGCGTCAATTCGGATGGAGAAATCGAGGTGAGCGGACCGACCGTCACACCCGGCTACTATAAACAGCCCGAAGCCGATGCTTGGACGGAAGACGGGTTTTGGCGGACCGGAGATTTGGGTACAATCCAAGACGGTTATTTGTATGTCCACGATCGGAGGAGCGACTTGATCATCTCGGGAGGCGAGAACGTCTACCCGGCTGAAATCGAGAGCGTGCTCCGTCGTTGCCCTGGCATTGAAGATGCCGGGGTCACCGGCCGTAATGACGCGACATGGGGGACGGTCCCTGTCGCGTATATCGTCGGGTCGTATGACCCGCTCGAACTGGAACGCTTGTTGTCAGAACATCTCGCCAGCTACAAACATCCGAAGGCGTATCATATCGTCCGCGAACTGCCTCGCAACGCGAACGGGAAGCTGATGCGCCACCGCCTAAAGGAGACCGCCCATGATTCGACGCGCTGA